The proteins below come from a single Alosa sapidissima isolate fAloSap1 chromosome 23, fAloSap1.pri, whole genome shotgun sequence genomic window:
- the LOC121698666 gene encoding zinc finger and BTB domain-containing protein 12-like, with product MDDSSMDDSGMYTSGGESQATTILFSRSEGDFVSPSEFEDDGHSPLPSPPPPPPPPSPPPQGLLPRQPRLWLENDMDGYLGDEEDSDEDDNL from the exons ATGGATGACAGCAGCATGGATGACAGCGGCATGTATACCAGCGGTGGTGAATCCCAG gCTACCACAATATTATTCTCCAGGAGT GAGGGTGACTTTGTGTCGCCCTCTGAGTTTGAGGACGATGGGCACAGCCCTCTtccttctccacctccacctccacctccaccttcacCACCACCCCAGGGCTTGCTCCCCAGACAGCCCAGACTGTGGCTGGAGAATGACATGGATGGCTATCTTGGTGACGAGGAAGATAGCGATGAGGAtgataatttgtaa